In a single window of the Pseudodesulfovibrio profundus genome:
- the galE gene encoding UDP-glucose 4-epimerase GalE: MKIRKVLVAGGAGYIGTHTCVELLAEGFEVVCADNFNNSSPTAMDRVEQITGVKIPTHEVDFCDLTQVEELFAKEEIDAAIHFAGHKAVGESVEMPLMYYENNLLSMINLCKVMGRTGRKNVVFSSSATVYGFSDKLPLDEDTPTSAYNPYGRTKLYIEEILKDLHHAENDWNVSILRYFNPVGAHPSGLIGENPAGIPNNLMPYIAQVAVGRLEKLRVFGNDYDTPDGTGVRDFIHVVDLAKGHVAALRKLEEEPGYIVHNIGTGNGCSVLEMIKAFEEINGVSVPYEIVARRPGDVGTNYASTDKAEKELGWKAQFGLEEMVRDTWNWQSKNPNGYE; this comes from the coding sequence ATGAAAATACGAAAAGTGCTGGTCGCCGGTGGCGCCGGATATATAGGTACCCACACCTGTGTGGAGTTGCTCGCCGAAGGTTTTGAAGTCGTCTGTGCGGACAATTTCAACAACAGTTCGCCAACAGCCATGGATCGCGTGGAGCAGATCACCGGCGTGAAAATACCCACGCACGAAGTCGATTTTTGCGATCTCACTCAGGTGGAAGAACTGTTTGCCAAGGAAGAGATCGACGCGGCCATTCATTTCGCCGGTCACAAGGCAGTGGGCGAATCCGTTGAAATGCCGCTCATGTACTATGAAAACAACCTGCTGAGCATGATCAACCTGTGCAAAGTGATGGGGCGGACTGGTCGAAAGAACGTTGTGTTCAGTTCTTCGGCCACGGTGTATGGCTTCTCGGACAAGCTGCCTCTAGATGAGGATACCCCAACCTCGGCCTATAATCCGTACGGGCGTACCAAGTTATATATCGAGGAGATTCTCAAGGACCTCCACCATGCTGAAAACGACTGGAATGTTTCCATCCTGCGGTACTTCAATCCGGTCGGTGCACACCCATCCGGGCTGATTGGTGAGAATCCGGCAGGGATACCCAACAACCTCATGCCGTACATCGCACAGGTTGCTGTTGGGCGGCTCGAAAAACTCCGGGTGTTCGGCAATGACTACGATACCCCGGACGGAACCGGTGTTCGCGACTTCATTCATGTGGTGGATCTTGCCAAGGGGCATGTCGCAGCGCTGAGAAAGCTGGAAGAGGAGCCGGGCTATATTGTACACAATATCGGCACAGGCAATGGGTGTTCCGTGCTGGAGATGATCAAGGCGTTTGAAGAGATCAACGGCGTTTCAGTGCCGTATGAAATCGTGGCGCGCCGTCCCGGTGATGTTGGCACCAACTACGCCTCCACTGACAAGGCCGAAAAGGAACTGGGCTGGAAGGCACAGTTCGGCCTTGAAGAGATGGTCCGCGATACCTGGAACTGGCAATCCAAGAACCCTAACGGGTACGAATAA
- a CDS encoding sodium:solute symporter family protein: MTLLLIYCGLFLLIGIYEYIKRKDFEEFVVAGRRYGAGVVGISIVASCVGASATIGMTGLAFTSGTPAFWWLGSGAVGLLVLSTVLARKVRRSNVFTLPDMAEKFISPAARKTMALIIIPAWTAILAAQYVAAAKVTVSLSGMEYSTALAACALFIIAYTLLGGQNSILKSDAVQYGMVAAGLLMALYYTGSASTVSLSDIPVEFVNSDFTLSKWSYFMIIIGGSYVVCPMLFGRLFSARDEQKAKQGALLSVALIALSAVVIVCIGLYARGLAPAGTNGESILTQVVPSVMPEWAGLVLLFALLSTIISSADSCLITAATVFEHDIIGGTSVGRCRLLMICLGLGAVYIAHSGGSILSLLLAANDIYVCGVVAPMTVAILAYGKRILDDRIMLAAIVCGGICGIIAASTGLKIYSYAGIGFSLTLSLAALFKPRLATQS; encoded by the coding sequence ATGACCCTGCTCCTGATCTATTGCGGCCTGTTCCTGCTCATCGGCATCTATGAGTACATCAAACGGAAGGATTTTGAAGAATTCGTGGTGGCAGGTCGTCGTTACGGCGCCGGGGTTGTGGGGATTTCCATTGTGGCGTCCTGCGTGGGTGCATCGGCGACCATCGGCATGACAGGGCTGGCTTTCACGTCAGGCACCCCGGCTTTCTGGTGGCTCGGTTCCGGTGCGGTGGGGCTGCTGGTTCTCAGTACGGTTCTGGCACGCAAGGTGCGACGCAGCAACGTCTTCACCCTGCCGGACATGGCAGAGAAGTTCATTTCCCCGGCAGCACGCAAGACCATGGCCCTGATCATCATCCCGGCATGGACAGCCATTCTGGCGGCCCAGTATGTGGCAGCGGCCAAGGTGACCGTATCCCTGTCAGGCATGGAGTACTCCACGGCACTGGCCGCCTGCGCCCTGTTCATCATCGCCTACACTCTGCTCGGCGGACAGAACTCCATTTTGAAAAGTGACGCGGTCCAGTACGGCATGGTGGCCGCCGGTCTGCTCATGGCGCTCTATTACACCGGCAGCGCCTCGACCGTTTCCCTGTCGGACATCCCCGTGGAGTTCGTCAACAGCGATTTCACGCTCTCGAAATGGTCCTATTTCATGATCATCATCGGCGGTAGTTACGTGGTCTGCCCCATGCTGTTCGGGCGACTGTTCTCGGCGCGTGACGAGCAAAAGGCCAAGCAGGGCGCACTGCTTTCGGTGGCGCTCATCGCCCTGTCAGCCGTGGTCATCGTCTGCATCGGTCTGTACGCCCGCGGGCTGGCTCCGGCCGGAACCAACGGGGAATCCATCCTCACACAGGTGGTACCGTCGGTCATGCCGGAATGGGCCGGTTTGGTGCTGCTTTTCGCGCTGCTCTCGACCATCATTTCGTCGGCGGATTCCTGCCTCATCACCGCTGCCACGGTTTTTGAACACGATATCATCGGCGGCACCAGCGTGGGCCGTTGTCGCCTGCTGATGATCTGCCTCGGACTGGGAGCGGTGTACATCGCCCACTCCGGCGGCTCCATCCTCTCTCTGCTGCTCGCGGCCAACGATATCTATGTATGCGGCGTGGTTGCCCCCATGACGGTTGCCATTCTCGCCTACGGCAAACGAATCCTCGATGACCGCATCATGCTAGCAGCCATCGTATGCGGCGGCATCTGCGGCATCATCGCCGCATCCACGGGCTTGAAAATCTACAGCTACGCAGGCATCGGTTTCTCCCTCACCCTCTCACTGGCCGCCCTGTTCAAGCCGCGACTGGCAACGCAGTCATAA
- the bioA gene encoding adenosylmethionine--8-amino-7-oxononanoate transaminase has protein sequence MKGFFITGTDTGVGKTVVTSGLLFRLCDGGHKSLAIKPVQTGCIDRSGTLIAEDEAEYARLNAPHFPEGYPDACIKKYKDACSPHRAAAISGEQICIDELTRRTRQMAEAYDAVLVEGAGGVAVPLDDQHTTLELMRRLDLPVIIVADNKLGMINHTLMTIDAIRNRGLEVAGVIVNNTTPPSSEDEALRADNVTTIARHGDVAILADIPYTADPEQRDTVLIKALREAVRLLSTEEPQDTAMDFDKAHLWHPYTSATNPLPTVRASTTRGTTIVLDDGTELIDGMASWWCAIHGYGNPVLEQALRTQCGRMSHVMFGGLTHDPAIDLGRKLVDMTPAGLEHVFLADSGSVSVEVAIKLAMQYMQASGQKERTKLFTVRGGYHGDTCGAMSVCDPDGGMHHLFANLLPKQIFAPRPTCRFDTPYDPAPLNEATDLLKKHSHEIAAIIVEPIVQGAGGMWFYHPEYLAGLRALADEHGVLLILDEIATGFGRTGKMFACDWADITPDIMCVGKALSGGMMTLAATLATAKVARTISADGGVLMHGPTFMGNPLACAVANASLDLLSRSDWQARTADIEQWLSNALAPCRELPDVKDVRTLGAIGVVEMECPVDVPALQEFFIANGIWLRPFGKLIYAMPPYIISKEEVDTIGEVVFEAVRQQIHTRG, from the coding sequence ATGAAAGGATTCTTCATCACAGGCACCGACACAGGTGTCGGCAAGACGGTTGTCACCTCGGGCCTGTTGTTCAGGCTGTGCGACGGTGGACATAAATCCCTGGCAATCAAGCCGGTTCAGACGGGATGCATTGATCGCAGCGGTACCCTGATCGCCGAGGACGAAGCCGAATATGCGCGGCTGAATGCCCCCCATTTTCCTGAAGGATACCCGGACGCCTGTATCAAGAAGTACAAGGACGCCTGCTCGCCGCATCGGGCGGCGGCGATCTCCGGCGAGCAGATCTGCATCGACGAATTGACCCGTAGGACCCGACAGATGGCTGAGGCCTACGACGCGGTATTGGTGGAAGGCGCCGGTGGCGTGGCTGTTCCTCTTGATGATCAGCACACCACGCTCGAACTCATGCGCCGGCTCGACCTGCCGGTGATCATCGTGGCCGACAACAAGCTCGGCATGATCAACCACACGCTGATGACCATTGATGCCATCCGTAACCGCGGCCTTGAGGTAGCCGGTGTCATTGTCAACAACACCACACCGCCCTCAAGCGAAGACGAAGCCCTCCGCGCCGACAATGTGACGACCATCGCCCGCCACGGCGACGTAGCCATTCTGGCCGACATCCCATACACCGCCGACCCAGAGCAAAGGGATACGGTTCTCATCAAGGCCCTGCGCGAGGCCGTCCGTCTGCTTTCCACGGAAGAACCGCAGGATACGGCCATGGATTTTGACAAGGCTCACCTGTGGCATCCTTATACTTCGGCCACCAATCCCCTGCCCACGGTCAGGGCCTCGACAACCCGGGGCACCACCATTGTTCTGGATGACGGCACCGAGTTGATCGACGGCATGGCCTCGTGGTGGTGCGCCATTCACGGATACGGCAACCCGGTCCTTGAGCAGGCCCTTCGCACCCAGTGCGGACGCATGAGCCACGTGATGTTCGGCGGCCTGACCCATGATCCGGCCATTGATCTCGGGCGCAAGCTTGTGGACATGACCCCGGCAGGGCTGGAGCACGTTTTTCTGGCTGACTCCGGATCCGTAAGCGTGGAGGTCGCCATCAAGCTCGCCATGCAATACATGCAGGCAAGCGGCCAGAAGGAGAGGACAAAGCTCTTCACGGTTCGCGGCGGGTACCACGGCGACACCTGTGGCGCCATGTCTGTCTGTGACCCGGATGGCGGCATGCATCATTTGTTCGCCAACCTGTTGCCCAAACAGATTTTCGCCCCGCGCCCCACTTGTCGTTTCGATACACCCTATGATCCGGCCCCATTGAATGAAGCTACCGACCTGCTCAAGAAGCACAGTCATGAAATCGCGGCGATCATTGTCGAGCCCATTGTTCAGGGAGCCGGGGGGATGTGGTTTTATCATCCCGAATATCTGGCCGGACTTCGGGCGCTGGCGGATGAACACGGCGTGCTTCTGATCCTGGATGAAATCGCCACCGGTTTCGGGCGCACAGGCAAGATGTTCGCCTGCGATTGGGCAGACATCACCCCGGATATCATGTGCGTGGGCAAGGCGTTGTCCGGCGGCATGATGACCCTGGCCGCCACCCTCGCCACGGCAAAGGTGGCCCGAACCATCTCCGCTGACGGCGGCGTGCTCATGCATGGCCCGACCTTCATGGGCAACCCACTGGCCTGCGCCGTTGCGAACGCCAGCCTCGATCTACTGTCACGATCCGACTGGCAAGCGCGAACAGCCGATATCGAGCAATGGCTGTCGAACGCTCTCGCCCCCTGCCGCGAACTCCCTGACGTCAAGGATGTCCGCACGCTCGGTGCCATCGGTGTTGTCGAGATGGAATGCCCTGTGGATGTTCCGGCGCTGCAGGAATTTTTCATTGCAAACGGCATATGGCTGCGTCCCTTCGGCAAGCTCATCTACGCCATGCCGCCCTACATCATTTCAAAAGAAGAAGTGGACACCATCGGAGAAGTGGTATTCGAGGCTGTCCGCCAACAAATCCATACCAGAGGATAA
- a CDS encoding exosortase C-terminal domain/associated protein EpsI: MNSRILIVCVLLIAAGAYVHFVKPQPVFLEKPLRQFPLVVGDWTMSRSDTFSQEILDVLRPTDYMSRNYVDSNGQVVSLYMGYHGGRQGDGGIHSPRNCLPGAGWYLDSTEAITVQAGEKGTIDIVNTVMSKGPTTLSFYYWFQVRGNVLNDEYSLKLAEVWNTLSAQRKDAAFIRISMPVESRDNGRTDAMDRFVNDFYPVIHEYLPH, translated from the coding sequence ATGAATTCTAGAATCCTCATTGTCTGCGTTCTCCTGATTGCGGCAGGGGCATATGTTCACTTCGTCAAGCCGCAGCCCGTGTTTCTCGAAAAGCCGTTGCGTCAGTTTCCTCTTGTCGTTGGTGACTGGACCATGAGTCGGTCCGATACGTTTTCGCAAGAGATACTGGACGTCCTGCGTCCCACTGACTACATGTCACGAAACTATGTCGATTCAAATGGGCAGGTTGTGAGCCTCTACATGGGCTACCACGGCGGGCGTCAGGGCGACGGCGGCATTCATTCGCCCCGTAACTGTCTGCCCGGTGCCGGTTGGTATCTCGACTCGACCGAGGCTATCACTGTTCAGGCCGGAGAGAAGGGGACCATTGATATCGTCAATACGGTCATGAGCAAGGGGCCGACCACGCTTTCTTTTTATTATTGGTTCCAGGTACGCGGGAATGTGTTGAACGATGAATATTCCCTTAAGCTGGCCGAGGTCTGGAATACCCTGTCAGCCCAGCGCAAGGACGCCGCTTTCATCCGTATTTCCATGCCCGTGGAATCGAGAGATAATGGTCGGACTGATGCCATGGACCGTTTTGTTAACGATTTTTACCCTGTCATTCACGAGTACTTGCCGCACTAG
- the xrtA gene encoding exosortase A, giving the protein MTVLQWFEKNKWNVAVFFGVVGLVYFDIIKYMVEIWSIDDNYSHGFLVPLVSGFFFWNAREEIARTLAKPAGWGLLVVLLGVIQLVLGGLASEYFTQRTSMVVVLAGAVIYSVGWEAFKAMRLSILYLLLMVPIPAIIYDSMTMPLKLLVTKVSVKGLLVLGYPVMREGNIIVLPNVTLEVADACSGLRSLMSLIALSVAFAYISQKKTWKKWLLIFSALPVAVFTNILRVFFTGILAKHYGRAAAEGFFHEFAGFMVFFVAMVLMAILGAILKIGEKRHEF; this is encoded by the coding sequence GTGACTGTTTTACAATGGTTTGAAAAGAACAAATGGAACGTAGCCGTCTTCTTTGGTGTCGTGGGGTTGGTCTATTTCGACATCATCAAGTATATGGTCGAGATATGGTCCATTGATGACAACTATTCCCACGGATTTCTGGTGCCGCTGGTCTCCGGGTTCTTTTTCTGGAACGCCCGCGAAGAGATTGCCCGCACTCTTGCCAAGCCAGCCGGATGGGGACTTCTCGTTGTCCTGCTCGGTGTGATCCAGCTTGTTCTGGGCGGCCTTGCCTCCGAATACTTCACCCAGCGCACGTCCATGGTCGTTGTTTTGGCCGGTGCGGTCATCTATTCGGTTGGTTGGGAGGCGTTCAAGGCCATGCGGCTGTCGATCCTGTATCTGCTGCTCATGGTGCCGATCCCGGCGATCATATACGATTCCATGACCATGCCGCTCAAGCTGCTGGTGACCAAGGTTTCTGTTAAGGGACTGCTGGTGCTCGGGTACCCCGTGATGCGTGAGGGCAACATCATTGTTCTGCCCAATGTTACGCTCGAAGTGGCGGACGCGTGCAGCGGCCTGCGCTCGCTCATGTCGCTCATCGCGCTCAGCGTGGCCTTTGCCTACATCAGCCAGAAGAAGACATGGAAGAAGTGGCTGCTCATCTTTTCCGCCTTGCCCGTGGCTGTCTTCACCAACATACTGCGCGTCTTCTTTACCGGGATACTTGCCAAGCATTACGGACGGGCGGCAGCCGAAGGTTTCTTCCATGAATTTGCCGGATTCATGGTCTTTTTCGTGGCCATGGTGCTGATGGCCATTCTCGGTGCAATCCTGAAGATCGGGGAGAAGCGTCATGAATTCTAG
- a CDS encoding ISL3 family transposase: MSTSFIYHAFGLRGYDYVRQDFIAGNIILKVQPKDDLIRCPCCHSRNIIRHGFAERWVQTVPIGFKPVWLVIPVQRVGCRNCGVIRLIDIQIAESRRWYTKAFERYALALAKKMTIQDVADLLGVGWDTIKSIFKRYLFRRFSSPSLGKIKYIAIDEISVRKGQKYLTLVMDLESGAVVFVGEGRSRETLTPFWERLKKTKAKIAAVATDMNAGYISAVMENLPNAAIVFDRFHVVKLMNEKITQIRRQLFRELTSPLERKAVKGTRWILLKNPENLDESRDEKERLDEALRLNKPLATAYYLKEDLRQLWSQPNKATAEKVINDWIARAEASEIRPLQIMARTLASYRFGILAYYDHPISSGPIEGTNNKIKTLKRQAYGYRDTEFFKLRIMGIHEAKYALAG, translated from the coding sequence ATGTCCACGAGTTTCATCTACCACGCGTTCGGCCTGCGAGGCTACGACTACGTTCGGCAGGATTTCATCGCAGGCAACATCATCCTGAAAGTGCAGCCCAAGGATGACTTGATTCGTTGTCCTTGCTGCCATTCCAGAAACATCATTCGCCACGGCTTTGCCGAAAGATGGGTTCAGACTGTGCCCATCGGTTTCAAGCCCGTCTGGCTGGTCATTCCCGTCCAACGGGTAGGATGTCGCAATTGCGGCGTCATTCGTTTGATCGACATTCAGATCGCCGAGTCCAGGCGCTGGTATACGAAAGCCTTTGAGCGATATGCTCTCGCCTTGGCAAAAAAGATGACGATTCAGGATGTTGCCGATCTGCTGGGCGTCGGTTGGGACACCATCAAATCAATCTTCAAGCGCTATCTGTTTCGCCGTTTCTCAAGTCCCAGCCTGGGAAAGATCAAGTATATCGCCATCGACGAAATCAGCGTCCGTAAAGGGCAAAAGTACCTCACGCTGGTCATGGACCTCGAAAGTGGCGCAGTCGTCTTTGTTGGTGAAGGACGAAGTCGAGAAACGCTTACCCCGTTTTGGGAACGTCTCAAGAAGACAAAAGCCAAGATTGCGGCTGTGGCGACGGACATGAACGCAGGCTACATCAGCGCTGTCATGGAGAACTTGCCGAATGCGGCTATCGTGTTTGACCGGTTTCATGTGGTCAAGCTGATGAACGAGAAAATCACGCAGATCCGCCGCCAGCTCTTTCGGGAACTCACCTCGCCACTTGAAAGGAAAGCGGTCAAAGGAACTCGATGGATTCTTCTGAAAAACCCCGAAAATCTGGATGAAAGCCGTGATGAAAAGGAGCGCTTGGATGAAGCGTTGCGGCTGAACAAACCTCTGGCGACAGCCTACTATCTGAAAGAGGATTTGCGGCAACTCTGGTCCCAGCCGAACAAGGCGACGGCAGAGAAAGTCATCAACGACTGGATCGCCAGAGCCGAAGCCTCGGAGATACGCCCTTTGCAGATCATGGCGAGGACGCTTGCCTCGTATCGTTTCGGCATTCTTGCCTATTACGACCATCCCATCTCATCAGGCCCAATCGAGGGAACCAACAACAAGATCAAGACGCTGAAACGACAAGCCTACGGATATCGGGATACCGAGTTCTTCAAGCTCAGGATCATGGGAATTCACGAAGCGAAGTACGCTTTAGCCGGATGA
- a CDS encoding IS3 family transposase (programmed frameshift), whose protein sequence is MSKTRKRFSAEFKARVALDALSGEHTLSELASKYGVHPNQVSQWKKQAKEGIVASFSGKAVGRQDNGAQIKELHAKIGQLTVEKDFLQQAFQNLSCERRREVVDKTHPELSIRRQCRILKLYRSTYYYEPIGESPANLALMRRIDELFMELPFFGSRQMRNTLRDEGQRVGRERVRRLMRKMGLMAIYQKPKTSHPHPQHKTYPYLLRHKAITKPNQVWCADITYIPMTRGFLYLVAVMDWHSRAVLSWRLSNTMDADFCVSALEEALNRYGVPEIFNTDQGSQFTSYEFTRTLREAGIRISMDGRGRWMDNVMIERLWRSLKYECAYLREMGTGSELRQALAWWFDFYNNRRPHFAFDGKKPMEIYQNRSRPEGVPPLAWNERAA, encoded by the exons ATGTCCAAGACGAGAAAACGTTTCAGCGCGGAATTCAAAGCCCGAGTCGCCCTGGATGCCCTGTCCGGGGAACACACCCTGTCGGAACTCGCCAGCAAGTACGGCGTACACCCCAATCAGGTTTCCCAGTGGAAGAAGCAGGCCAAGGAAGGGATCGTGGCGTCCTTTTCAGGCAAGGCCGTCGGCCGTCAGGATAACGGGGCCCAGATCAAGGAGCTTCACGCCAAGATTGGCCAGCTCACGGTGGAGAAGGATTTTTTGCAACAAGCCTTC CAAAATTTGAGCTGTGAGCGAAGGCGAGAGGTGGTCGACAAGACTCACCCCGAGCTCAGTATCCGGCGGCAATGCCGAATTCTCAAGCTGTACCGATCGACGTACTACTACGAACCGATCGGCGAATCTCCGGCCAACCTGGCCCTTATGCGCCGAATCGATGAGTTGTTTATGGAGCTGCCGTTTTTCGGTTCCAGACAGATGCGTAATACCCTACGAGACGAAGGGCAAAGGGTCGGTCGTGAACGGGTACGACGTCTGATGCGTAAAATGGGCCTGATGGCGATTTACCAAAAGCCAAAGACAAGCCATCCGCATCCGCAACATAAGACGTATCCGTATTTGCTGCGGCACAAGGCGATTACGAAGCCCAATCAGGTTTGGTGTGCCGACATCACGTATATCCCCATGACACGCGGCTTCTTATACCTTGTGGCGGTCATGGACTGGCACAGTCGGGCCGTCCTGTCGTGGAGGCTCTCAAACACGATGGATGCTGATTTCTGCGTGTCTGCCTTGGAAGAAGCCCTGAATCGTTATGGGGTGCCGGAAATCTTCAACACCGACCAGGGATCACAGTTCACCAGCTACGAGTTCACACGGACGCTCAGAGAGGCTGGAATTCGTATCTCCATGGACGGTCGAGGCCGATGGATGGATAATGTGATGATCGAGCGTCTGTGGCGTTCGTTGAAATATGAATGTGCTTACCTGCGTGAGATGGGAACCGGAAGCGAACTGCGGCAAGCCTTGGCTTGGTGGTTCGATTTCTACAACAATCGACGTCCGCATTTTGCTTTTGACGGCAAGAAGCCGATGGAGATATATCAGAACCGTTCCAGGCCAGAGGGGGTACCCCCTCTGGCCTGGAACGAAAGAGCGGCGTAG